Proteins from a genomic interval of Bradyrhizobium sp. CCGB01:
- the eno gene encoding phosphopyruvate hydratase: protein MTAIIDIIGREILDSRGNPTVEVDVVLEDGALGRAAVPSGASTGAHEAVELRDGDKARYLGKGVTKAVGAVNGEIFEALSGLDVEQQAQIDQIMIDLDGTPNKSRLGANAILGVSLACAKAAANSLDMPLYRYVGGTSARLLPVPMMNIINGGVHADNPIDFQEFMILPVGASSFAEGLRYGAEVFHTLKSELKKAGHNTNVGDEGGFAPNLPSADAALEFVMNAIGKAGYKAGTDIVIGLDCASTEFFKDGKYVYEGEGKTRSISEQAKYLADLVSRYPIVTIEDGMSEDDMDGWKELTDLIGKKCQLVGDDLFVTNVKRLAEGIKAGRANSILIKVNQIGTLTETLAAVEMAHKAGYTSVMSHRSGETEDSTIADLAVATNCGQIKTGSLARSDRTAKYNQLLRIEQQLGKQALYGGKAALKALA from the coding sequence ATGACCGCCATCATCGACATCATCGGCCGCGAAATTCTCGATAGCCGTGGCAATCCCACCGTCGAGGTCGACGTCGTGCTGGAAGATGGTGCGCTCGGCCGCGCCGCGGTGCCATCAGGCGCCTCCACCGGCGCCCATGAGGCGGTGGAACTGCGCGATGGCGACAAGGCCCGCTATCTCGGCAAGGGCGTCACCAAGGCGGTGGGTGCCGTCAACGGTGAGATCTTCGAGGCCCTGAGCGGCCTCGATGTCGAGCAGCAGGCCCAGATCGACCAGATCATGATCGACCTCGACGGCACGCCGAACAAGAGCCGGCTGGGCGCCAATGCCATTCTCGGCGTCTCGCTCGCCTGCGCCAAGGCGGCCGCGAACTCGCTCGACATGCCGCTCTATCGTTACGTCGGCGGCACCTCGGCGCGGCTGTTGCCGGTGCCGATGATGAACATCATCAATGGCGGCGTACATGCCGACAATCCGATCGACTTCCAGGAGTTCATGATCCTGCCGGTCGGTGCGTCGTCCTTCGCCGAGGGCCTGCGCTACGGCGCTGAGGTCTTCCACACCCTGAAGTCGGAATTGAAGAAAGCCGGCCACAACACCAATGTCGGCGACGAGGGCGGCTTCGCCCCGAACCTGCCGTCGGCGGACGCCGCGCTCGAATTCGTCATGAACGCGATCGGCAAGGCCGGCTACAAGGCCGGCACCGATATCGTGATCGGCCTCGACTGCGCCTCGACCGAGTTCTTCAAGGACGGCAAGTACGTCTATGAAGGCGAAGGCAAGACGCGCTCGATCTCCGAGCAGGCCAAGTACCTCGCAGACCTCGTCTCGCGCTATCCGATCGTCACCATCGAGGACGGCATGTCGGAAGACGACATGGACGGCTGGAAGGAGCTCACCGACCTCATCGGCAAGAAGTGTCAGCTGGTCGGCGACGATCTCTTCGTCACCAACGTCAAGCGCCTCGCCGAAGGCATCAAGGCCGGCCGCGCCAACTCGATCCTGATCAAGGTCAACCAGATCGGCACGCTGACCGAGACGCTCGCCGCCGTCGAGATGGCGCACAAGGCGGGCTACACCTCCGTGATGTCGCACCGCTCCGGCGAGACCGAGGATTCCACCATCGCCGACCTCGCGGTCGCCACCAACTGCGGTCAGATCAAGACCGGCTCCCTTGCACGTTCCGATCGCACCGCCAAATACAATCAGCTCCTCCGCATCGAGCAGCAGCTCGGCAAGCAGGCGCTCTATGGCGGCAAGGCGGCACTGAAGGCGCTGGCATAA
- a CDS encoding lyase: protein MNRRQFLASSAAALAVRPSFAQEGPFRTKYYPISAGIGLHDLAPAPDGTVWFTAQGKGLLGRLDPRDGSFKTVGLGQGAAPHGVTIGPDGAPWITEGGQNAIARVDPGDLKVTLFRLPEKFASANLNTGVFDKEGTYWFTGQSGYYGRLKPGSGEMDVFKAPKGVGPYGIAVTPKGEVWYASLAGSHIAKIDLATGNAAMVEPPTPNQGSRRVWSDSQSRIWVSEWNSGQVSVHDPANGSWKSWKLPGDRPRTYAVYVDDKDKVWLTDFSANAIVRFDPATERFNVFASNKANANVRQLDGRAGELWGCESGNDRIVMIQTIAAG, encoded by the coding sequence ATGAATCGCCGCCAGTTTCTTGCCTCGAGCGCCGCCGCCCTCGCCGTCCGCCCAAGTTTTGCGCAGGAAGGCCCGTTCCGGACAAAATATTACCCGATCAGCGCCGGCATTGGCCTGCACGACCTCGCCCCCGCTCCCGACGGCACGGTCTGGTTCACGGCGCAGGGTAAGGGCCTGCTCGGCAGGCTCGATCCCCGGGATGGCAGTTTCAAGACAGTCGGCCTCGGCCAAGGCGCCGCCCCGCACGGGGTGACCATTGGCCCAGACGGCGCGCCCTGGATCACCGAGGGCGGCCAGAACGCGATCGCGCGGGTCGATCCCGGCGATCTCAAGGTCACGCTGTTCCGCCTGCCCGAAAAATTCGCCTCCGCCAATCTCAACACCGGCGTGTTCGACAAGGAAGGCACCTACTGGTTCACCGGCCAGTCCGGGTACTACGGCCGGCTCAAGCCCGGATCGGGCGAGATGGACGTGTTCAAGGCGCCCAAGGGCGTCGGCCCCTACGGCATCGCGGTGACGCCCAAGGGCGAGGTCTGGTACGCCTCGCTGGCCGGCAGCCACATCGCGAAGATTGATCTTGCGACCGGCAATGCCGCCATGGTCGAACCGCCGACGCCGAACCAGGGTTCGCGGCGGGTCTGGTCAGATTCGCAAAGCCGGATCTGGGTCAGCGAGTGGAACAGCGGTCAGGTCTCGGTGCATGATCCCGCCAACGGCTCCTGGAAGTCCTGGAAGCTGCCGGGCGATCGCCCCCGCACCTATGCCGTCTATGTCGACGACAAGGACAAGGTCTGGCTCACCGATTTTTCCGCCAATGCCATCGTCCGCTTCGATCCCGCGACCGAGCGGTTCAACGTTTTCGCCAGCAACAAGGCCAATGCCAATGTGCGCCAGCTCGATGGCCGCGCCGGCGAGCTCTGGGGCTGCGAGTCCGGCAACGACCGGATCGTCATGATCCAGACGATCGCGGCTGGTTGA
- the queF gene encoding preQ(1) synthase — MLEQDVTTMAKKSLQLGRAVEWPHTPEEAQLDRVPNPQKGTDYLVRFTVPEFTSLCPVTGQPDFAHLMIDYAPGPWLLESKSLKLYIASFRNHGAFHEDCTVMIGKRIASEIKPKFLRIGGYWYPRGGIPIDVFWQTGRVPKGLWLPEQGVAPYRGRG; from the coding sequence ATGCTCGAACAGGATGTGACGACGATGGCGAAAAAATCCCTCCAGCTCGGCCGCGCGGTCGAGTGGCCGCACACACCGGAAGAAGCCCAGCTCGACCGCGTGCCCAATCCGCAGAAGGGCACGGACTATCTGGTGCGCTTCACCGTGCCGGAATTCACCTCGCTCTGCCCGGTCACGGGACAGCCGGATTTCGCCCATCTGATGATCGACTACGCGCCCGGCCCGTGGCTGCTGGAGTCGAAGTCGCTCAAGCTCTACATCGCGAGCTTCCGCAATCACGGCGCCTTCCACGAGGACTGCACCGTGATGATCGGCAAGCGCATCGCGAGCGAGATCAAGCCGAAGTTCTTGCGCATCGGCGGCTACTGGTATCCGCGCGGCGGCATCCCGATCGACGTGTTCTGGCAGACCGGCCGCGTGCCGAAGGGATTGTGGCTGCCGGAGCAAGGCGTCGCACCCTATCGCGGGCGGGGCTAG
- a CDS encoding extracellular solute-binding protein: MRSMSVTFRSLALGLLGVLWLGGASDAAEVRVMISGGLTAAYQALVPEFEKATGNKVLTSYGPSMGTTTNAIPVRLERGEPADVLIMVGYALTDLASKGKVVAGSQVDLTRSPIGIAVKSGAPKPDISSVEAVKRALLAAKTIAYSDSASGVYVSTEMFDKLGIADIMKDKARKIPATPVGEIVAHGEAELGFQQISELKPVKGIDIVGPLPNDLQKITIFSAGIATGSKEPDAGRALIKFLASPAARDTIIASGMEPIAGGGAN, encoded by the coding sequence ATGAGATCGATGTCTGTAACATTCCGCAGCCTTGCCTTGGGCCTTTTGGGTGTTCTGTGGCTCGGCGGCGCATCCGACGCTGCCGAAGTCCGGGTGATGATCTCGGGCGGACTGACGGCGGCCTATCAGGCGCTCGTGCCGGAGTTCGAGAAAGCCACCGGCAACAAGGTGCTGACTTCGTATGGGCCGTCGATGGGGACGACCACCAATGCGATCCCGGTCCGGCTGGAGCGCGGCGAACCGGCCGACGTTCTGATCATGGTGGGCTATGCCCTCACCGACCTCGCCAGCAAGGGCAAGGTCGTCGCCGGCAGCCAGGTCGACCTCACCAGATCGCCGATCGGCATTGCCGTGAAATCGGGAGCGCCGAAGCCGGACATCAGCTCGGTGGAGGCGGTCAAGCGCGCGCTGCTGGCGGCGAAAACGATCGCCTATTCAGATAGCGCCAGCGGCGTCTACGTCTCGACCGAGATGTTCGACAAGCTCGGCATTGCCGACATCATGAAGGATAAGGCGCGGAAAATTCCGGCAACGCCCGTCGGCGAGATCGTCGCGCACGGCGAAGCCGAACTCGGCTTTCAGCAGATCAGCGAGCTGAAGCCCGTGAAGGGCATCGATATCGTCGGACCGCTGCCGAACGACTTGCAGAAGATCACGATCTTCTCCGCCGGGATCGCCACCGGTTCGAAAGAGCCCGATGCCGGCCGGGCCCTGATCAAGTTCCTCGCCTCCCCCGCCGCACGCGATACGATCATCGCGAGCGGCATGGAGCCGATCGCGGGTGGTGGAGCGAACTGA
- a CDS encoding GntR family transcriptional regulator, producing MKVRKEQKRLLAAEIGAAILQGDYRPGEWLRQIDLEEDFAAKRFDVRSALTQLAASGMVTHVENRGYRVAQPDLNVVREILAIRMLLEVEAATQALPNIGPDELAKIKQAQKIFEDAVARGSKADQANTNAAFHDEIYRHAANQSLARLIVEIRNRARPGPIALWPSNAELQRSAAHHVDIVDAIESRDLAALVAAVRRHIVESGANYPARDLGPIKKDPAASD from the coding sequence ATGAAAGTACGGAAGGAGCAGAAGCGGCTGTTGGCGGCGGAAATCGGTGCCGCCATTCTGCAAGGCGACTATCGACCGGGCGAATGGTTGCGCCAGATCGACCTGGAGGAAGACTTCGCTGCCAAACGGTTTGATGTCCGGAGTGCGCTGACCCAGCTCGCCGCAAGCGGGATGGTGACCCACGTCGAAAATCGTGGATACCGCGTCGCGCAGCCCGACTTGAACGTCGTTCGCGAGATATTGGCGATCCGCATGCTGCTCGAGGTTGAAGCGGCCACGCAGGCGCTACCGAATATCGGCCCCGACGAACTAGCGAAGATCAAGCAGGCTCAGAAAATCTTCGAAGATGCTGTGGCGCGTGGCAGCAAGGCGGACCAGGCAAACACCAACGCCGCCTTTCACGACGAAATCTATCGCCATGCCGCGAACCAATCACTCGCGAGGCTCATCGTGGAGATCAGAAATCGCGCCAGGCCAGGACCGATCGCCTTGTGGCCATCGAACGCCGAACTCCAGCGGAGTGCTGCACACCATGTCGATATCGTCGATGCGATCGAGTCTCGCGATCTCGCCGCACTTGTTGCAGCGGTGCGGCGACACATCGTCGAATCCGGCGCCAACTATCCGGCGCGCGATCTCGGTCCGATCAAGAAGGACCCGGCAGCATCCGATTGA
- a CDS encoding ABC transporter substrate-binding protein, translating into MSVLGATVGLRGAAQAAPNGYPENYQKIIDDAEKEGSLLIYSIMSPENWRPVIEGFNKLYPKIKVETLDLPASRESFERYLAERSTNSRTCDLIATADPGGWIDFQERGEILDYASPEAKAWPDWSKPFPGVYTVSSDPMALIWNNTLVPDGKRPKTLAEFVELAVANEKAWRNRITSYGVHQTTFGYGISYAYVKKHGEKAWDQFAQLAKLSPRFERSGGPMTEKVTSGEYNMGFFVSAITFWPRLNDPARAKILGWSFIGDGQPVVLRGIAIPKGSKNVNAAKLMLDYVVSEDGQRAFGRGGLTPARPGVKPGDGIRHTYSSIVEAVGEQNICYIGYDRDAVRDYDSFLARWKKTFNVA; encoded by the coding sequence ATGTCGGTTCTCGGCGCCACGGTGGGGCTCCGTGGGGCGGCCCAGGCCGCGCCGAACGGATATCCCGAGAACTATCAGAAGATCATCGACGACGCCGAGAAAGAGGGCAGCCTTCTCATCTACTCGATCATGTCGCCGGAAAACTGGCGGCCCGTGATCGAGGGCTTCAACAAGCTCTACCCTAAGATCAAGGTCGAGACGCTGGATCTCCCCGCCTCCCGCGAGAGCTTCGAGCGCTATCTGGCCGAGCGCAGCACCAACAGCCGCACCTGCGATCTCATCGCGACGGCTGACCCGGGCGGCTGGATCGACTTCCAGGAGCGCGGTGAGATCCTCGACTATGCCTCGCCCGAAGCGAAGGCCTGGCCGGATTGGTCGAAGCCGTTTCCCGGCGTCTACACCGTCTCCTCCGACCCGATGGCGTTGATCTGGAACAACACGCTGGTGCCGGACGGCAAGCGCCCGAAGACGCTTGCGGAGTTCGTCGAGCTTGCAGTGGCCAACGAGAAGGCCTGGCGCAACCGCATCACCAGCTACGGCGTGCACCAGACGACCTTCGGTTATGGCATCTCCTACGCCTACGTGAAGAAGCACGGCGAGAAGGCCTGGGACCAGTTCGCCCAGCTCGCCAAGCTGTCGCCCCGCTTCGAGCGCTCCGGCGGGCCGATGACCGAGAAGGTCACCTCAGGCGAATACAACATGGGCTTCTTCGTTTCGGCCATCACGTTCTGGCCGCGCCTAAACGATCCTGCGCGGGCAAAGATCCTCGGCTGGAGCTTCATCGGCGACGGTCAGCCGGTCGTGCTGCGCGGCATCGCCATCCCGAAGGGATCGAAGAATGTCAACGCAGCGAAATTGATGCTCGACTACGTCGTGTCCGAGGACGGTCAGCGCGCATTCGGACGGGGCGGCCTGACGCCGGCACGCCCCGGCGTGAAGCCGGGCGACGGAATCCGCCACACCTACTCCTCGATCGTGGAAGCCGTCGGCGAACAGAATATCTGCTACATCGGCTACGATCGGGACGCCGTGCGCGATTACGACAGCTTCCTCGCGCGCTGGAAAAAGACCTTCAATGTCGCTTGA